A single genomic interval of Devosia oryziradicis harbors:
- the mdoH gene encoding glucans biosynthesis glucosyltransferase MdoH, whose amino-acid sequence MSLCQRLARRAPGHAQAAPGTAPLAAEHAARNAFGVCRSLIQAPQTMGWPVLFRCAALLTALAFSLVGSYLFLRLAGEGSLNALDLLRCLLVAISSFWLVWGSAAAVLGVFRRKPRLAPSSAPILGRTAILVPIYNEDPVATFSRIAAMNRSLIAEGQAEHFHFAVLSDTQSVECAAQEAVWFERLLQEPQSEGRIFYRRRERNIGRKAGNIEDFVARSGGAYEFALILDADSLMEGATIVAMVQRMEADPELGLLQTVPRIINARTMFGRSIQFAASYLSPTFARGAALMQGREGPYWGHNAIVRMHAFASSCGLPELSGTPPFGGHILSHDYVEAALLARAGWKVEIEPWLEGSYEEGPENLIEYAKRDRRWCQGNLQHGRLLAAPGLKIWSRFTFIQGIMAYLASPLWLALLIISIVAGALPEQPPVLAGLGVPLVEVWALGFAVAAILVLPKMLILFRGMIDGENRLFGGTPVALLSVLGEIALSTVLAPTMLLLQSRAVAQVFLGLDGGWPPTGRGQNWVSLREAFHATWWIVALATLALGSTLAFSPAVAVWVAPAMLPAMAAPLLVSATSRPSRRVPLTFRTGIEITPPPVLATQRAILAAWAGPALSIETGLSVVTMRAPSHVPA is encoded by the coding sequence ATTTCCCTTTGCCAACGGCTTGCCCGACGCGCCCCTGGCCATGCCCAAGCAGCGCCTGGAACTGCGCCGCTCGCTGCTGAGCATGCTGCGCGAAACGCTTTCGGCGTTTGCCGGTCGTTGATCCAAGCACCCCAAACCATGGGTTGGCCTGTCCTGTTTCGCTGCGCCGCGCTGCTGACCGCCTTGGCGTTCAGTCTGGTCGGCAGCTACCTTTTTCTGCGCCTGGCGGGGGAAGGCAGCCTAAACGCGCTCGATCTGCTGCGTTGCCTGCTGGTGGCCATCAGCAGCTTCTGGCTAGTCTGGGGCAGCGCCGCCGCTGTATTGGGGGTGTTCCGGCGCAAGCCAAGGCTCGCACCATCCTCGGCGCCCATTCTCGGACGCACTGCCATTCTCGTTCCCATTTACAACGAAGACCCTGTCGCGACCTTCTCGCGCATCGCGGCCATGAACCGCAGCCTGATCGCCGAGGGGCAGGCGGAACATTTCCATTTTGCCGTTCTGTCCGACACCCAGTCGGTCGAGTGCGCCGCCCAGGAGGCGGTGTGGTTTGAACGTTTGCTGCAAGAGCCGCAGAGCGAAGGCCGCATTTTCTACCGCCGGCGTGAACGCAATATTGGTCGCAAGGCCGGCAATATCGAGGATTTCGTGGCCCGCTCGGGCGGCGCTTACGAATTTGCGCTGATCCTTGATGCTGACAGCCTGATGGAAGGCGCAACCATTGTTGCCATGGTGCAGCGCATGGAGGCCGACCCAGAACTCGGCCTGCTGCAGACCGTGCCACGCATCATCAACGCCAGAACCATGTTCGGCCGCTCCATTCAGTTTGCGGCCTCATATCTGTCGCCCACCTTTGCCCGCGGCGCTGCACTGATGCAGGGGCGCGAAGGGCCTTATTGGGGGCACAACGCCATCGTCCGCATGCATGCCTTCGCTTCGAGCTGCGGCCTGCCGGAATTGTCCGGGACGCCGCCTTTCGGCGGCCACATCCTCAGCCACGACTATGTCGAGGCCGCGCTGTTGGCCCGCGCCGGCTGGAAGGTCGAGATCGAGCCCTGGCTCGAGGGGTCCTACGAGGAAGGCCCGGAAAACCTGATCGAATATGCCAAGCGCGATCGCCGCTGGTGCCAGGGCAACCTGCAACATGGACGGTTGCTGGCGGCTCCCGGACTCAAGATCTGGAGCCGCTTCACTTTCATTCAGGGCATCATGGCCTACCTGGCCTCGCCCCTCTGGCTGGCACTTCTGATCATCAGCATCGTGGCCGGCGCTCTGCCCGAACAGCCGCCTGTACTGGCTGGGCTCGGCGTGCCCCTGGTCGAGGTCTGGGCGCTCGGCTTTGCCGTGGCAGCCATCCTCGTGCTGCCCAAGATGCTGATCCTGTTTCGGGGCATGATCGATGGCGAGAACCGGCTGTTCGGCGGCACGCCGGTTGCACTGTTGTCGGTCCTGGGCGAGATAGCGCTCTCCACCGTCCTGGCGCCGACCATGCTCTTGCTGCAGAGCCGCGCCGTGGCGCAGGTGTTCCTCGGCCTCGATGGCGGCTGGCCGCCAACCGGACGTGGTCAGAACTGGGTCAGCCTTCGCGAAGCGTTCCACGCCACCTGGTGGATCGTGGCCCTTGCAACCCTGGCGCTGGGCAGCACGCTGGCTTTCAGCCCAGCCGTGGCCGTGTGGGTGGCGCCCGCAATGCTGCCGGCCATGGCTGCGCCGCTCCTGGTTTCGGCAACGTCGCGTCCGTCTCGCCGTGTGCCGCTGACTTTCCGCACCGGGATCGAAATCACGCCACCGCCGGTGCTGGCGACGCAGCGCGCCATCCTGGCGGCCTGGGCCGGTCCCGCCCTCTCCATTGAAACCGGACTCTCCGTGGTCACGATGAGGGCGCCAAGCCATGTCCCTGCCTGA
- a CDS encoding glucan biosynthesis protein has product MKPQSNLPNRRHILQGLGAAALLLSSTSLTLPVLAQDETAFAFDYDSFSDRMQAMAAAPFSPVTAKLPDAFQQLDYDAYRKVQYRADASKWADDNVGYRLQAFHLGWLYAEPVKVFEIESGQAHPVDFAAADFEYHDTAVAEVAQAQEFPGVAGVRVNYPLNRPDAYDELVSFLGASYFRSLGRDNIYGLSARGLVLNSWVDLPEEFPRFSEFYIEKPQNGGPLTVYAALDSESVTGAYRFVITPASDATQETTMDVTARLFFRADVKELGVAPLTSMFLYAEANRGGFDDYRPQVHDSNGLLVEREGGEVMWRALNNGPTLGNSYFWENNPQAFGLYQRGRDFETYQDAGAHYERRPSLRVEPQGQWGQGMVRLIEIPAKLEADDNIVAFWIPSEPALAGQAREYAYRLIWGNLDPDEKAATAYVAETRAGVGGVSGVENAANLRKFVVDFKGGELDTFSPGTPIDVLATVSGGVIRNSVLSRVDANGVWRLVLDVETDGVAPLELKAYLVGLGKKLTETWLYQWRPLA; this is encoded by the coding sequence GTGAAGCCTCAATCCAACCTGCCCAATCGTCGTCATATCCTCCAAGGCCTTGGCGCGGCTGCTCTGCTTCTCTCCTCTACATCGCTGACTCTGCCGGTTCTGGCGCAGGATGAGACGGCGTTTGCCTTCGATTACGACAGCTTCAGCGACCGCATGCAGGCTATGGCAGCTGCGCCGTTCAGCCCCGTCACGGCGAAACTTCCTGACGCGTTCCAGCAGCTCGACTACGACGCCTATCGCAAGGTCCAGTATCGCGCCGATGCGTCCAAGTGGGCGGACGACAATGTCGGTTATCGCCTCCAGGCCTTTCATCTGGGTTGGCTCTATGCCGAACCGGTCAAGGTATTCGAGATTGAATCGGGACAGGCGCATCCGGTCGATTTCGCCGCCGCGGATTTTGAGTATCACGACACTGCCGTGGCCGAGGTCGCACAGGCGCAGGAGTTTCCGGGTGTCGCCGGCGTCCGCGTCAACTATCCGCTCAATCGCCCCGATGCCTATGACGAATTGGTGTCGTTCCTGGGCGCCAGCTATTTTCGTTCACTCGGCCGCGACAACATCTATGGCTTGAGCGCCCGGGGTCTGGTGCTCAATTCCTGGGTCGATCTGCCGGAGGAGTTTCCCCGCTTCTCCGAATTCTACATCGAAAAGCCACAGAATGGCGGGCCTCTGACGGTCTACGCGGCGCTCGATAGCGAGAGCGTTACCGGTGCCTATCGCTTCGTGATCACCCCGGCCAGCGATGCGACCCAGGAAACGACGATGGACGTCACGGCGCGGCTGTTTTTCCGCGCCGACGTCAAGGAGCTTGGTGTCGCTCCTCTAACTTCAATGTTCCTCTACGCCGAAGCCAATCGCGGCGGGTTCGACGACTATCGCCCTCAGGTGCATGACAGCAACGGCCTTTTGGTCGAGCGCGAAGGCGGCGAAGTCATGTGGCGCGCGCTCAACAACGGCCCGACTCTGGGCAATTCCTACTTTTGGGAAAACAATCCACAGGCTTTTGGCCTCTATCAGCGCGGCCGCGATTTCGAGACCTATCAGGACGCGGGTGCGCACTATGAGCGCCGTCCTTCGCTGCGCGTCGAACCGCAGGGCCAGTGGGGTCAGGGCATGGTTCGCCTCATCGAAATTCCGGCCAAGTTGGAGGCCGACGACAACATTGTCGCCTTCTGGATTCCTTCCGAGCCGGCCCTTGCCGGCCAGGCGCGCGAATACGCCTACCGCCTGATCTGGGGCAATCTCGACCCGGACGAAAAAGCCGCAACCGCTTATGTCGCCGAGACCCGGGCCGGGGTCGGTGGCGTGTCGGGCGTCGAGAATGCTGCCAACCTTCGCAAGTTCGTCGTCGACTTCAAGGGTGGGGAGCTCGACACATTTTCGCCGGGAACGCCGATAGACGTGCTGGCGACCGTCAGCGGCGGGGTCATACGAAACTCCGTGCTGTCGCGCGTGGACGCGAACGGCGTCTGGCGCCTGGTCCTTGACGTGGAGACCGACGGCGTCGCGCCGCTCGAGCTCAAAGCTTACCTGGTTGGTTTGGGGAAGAAGCTGACTGAAACCTGGCTCTACCAGTGGAGACCCCTCGCATGA